One genomic window of Thermus islandicus DSM 21543 includes the following:
- a CDS encoding N-acetyltransferase has translation MTEVRGVPLATVALPAVRREAGVELRKARLGDVDAIYWLIRYWAEKGLMLVRSHSHLYENIRDFLVLEDEDGHIVGTVALHVLWRDLAEIRGLAVHPERQGQGLGRWLVLGAEREARDLGLPRVFAWTLQVNFFRGLGYRVTTREALPPKVWSECNACPFYENCREIAVIKEFSPGASGG, from the coding sequence TTGACTGAGGTAAGGGGAGTTCCGCTGGCTACGGTGGCCCTGCCCGCGGTACGGCGCGAGGCGGGGGTGGAGCTCCGCAAGGCGAGGCTAGGGGATGTGGACGCCATCTACTGGCTCATCCGCTACTGGGCGGAGAAGGGCTTGATGCTGGTGCGGAGCCACAGCCACCTCTACGAGAACATCCGGGACTTCCTGGTCCTGGAGGACGAGGACGGCCACATCGTGGGCACCGTGGCCCTCCACGTCCTATGGCGCGATCTCGCGGAGATCCGGGGCCTTGCCGTCCACCCTGAGCGCCAGGGCCAGGGTCTCGGGCGCTGGCTCGTCCTGGGGGCGGAAAGGGAGGCCCGGGACCTGGGGCTTCCCCGGGTCTTCGCCTGGACGCTCCAGGTGAACTTCTTCCGGGGCCTGGGCTACCGGGTGACCACCCGCGAAGCCCTCCCCCCGAAGGTCTGGAGCGAGTGCAACGCCTGCCCCTTCTACGAGAACTGCCGGGAGATCGCCGTCATCAAGGAGTTTTCCCCAGGGGCTTCCGGGGGCTAG
- the carA gene encoding glutamine-hydrolyzing carbamoyl-phosphate synthase small subunit has translation MAGVKERAVLVLEDGTVYHGYAFGARGKTVGEVVFNTAQTGYQEILTDPSYHGQIVVMTYPHQGNYGVNVYDMQSNRPWVRGFVAKEFSRVASNPRAQQTLAEFMEFYGVVGIEGIDTRALVRKIREGGVLKGTIAHASLYGAPDHAFTEEELHRLREEARSWTDIDGRDMTPEVTTPLPYAWPTLRSGRRIVVMDFGIKHAIVENLARLGFEILVVPGKTPAHQIMALEPHGLLISNGPGDPSMPRYAHETIWKLMGLLPTFGICLGHQLLALAAGGRTYKMKFGHRGANHPVKNLQTGKVEITSQNHGYAVDIDSLKDFRPTHVNLNDGTLEGMAHARYPVFSVQYHPEASPGPHDALYLFRRFLEEVEAFHGATGLPVEKLRADPHGI, from the coding sequence ATGGCTGGAGTGAAGGAGCGCGCCGTTTTGGTCCTGGAGGACGGCACCGTCTACCACGGCTACGCCTTCGGCGCCCGGGGGAAGACGGTGGGGGAGGTGGTCTTCAACACCGCCCAGACGGGCTACCAGGAGATCCTCACCGACCCCAGCTACCACGGCCAGATCGTGGTCATGACCTACCCCCACCAGGGCAACTACGGGGTCAACGTCTACGACATGCAGTCCAACCGCCCCTGGGTCCGGGGCTTCGTGGCCAAGGAGTTTAGCCGGGTGGCCTCCAACCCCCGGGCCCAGCAGACCCTGGCCGAGTTCATGGAGTTCTATGGGGTGGTGGGGATTGAGGGCATAGACACGAGGGCCCTGGTGCGGAAGATCCGGGAAGGCGGGGTGCTGAAGGGGACCATCGCCCACGCGAGCCTTTACGGCGCTCCCGACCACGCCTTCACCGAGGAGGAGCTCCATAGGCTCCGGGAAGAGGCCCGCTCCTGGACGGACATTGACGGGCGGGACATGACCCCCGAGGTCACGACCCCCCTCCCCTACGCCTGGCCCACCCTGAGGAGCGGGCGGCGGATCGTGGTCATGGACTTCGGCATCAAGCACGCCATCGTGGAGAACCTGGCCCGGCTGGGCTTTGAGATCCTCGTGGTGCCCGGGAAGACCCCGGCCCACCAGATCATGGCCCTGGAGCCCCACGGCCTCCTCATCTCCAACGGGCCCGGGGACCCTTCCATGCCCCGGTACGCCCACGAGACCATCTGGAAGCTGATGGGGCTTTTGCCCACCTTCGGCATCTGCCTGGGGCACCAGCTTCTGGCCCTGGCGGCGGGGGGGCGGACCTACAAGATGAAGTTCGGCCACCGGGGGGCAAACCATCCGGTGAAGAACCTCCAGACGGGCAAGGTGGAGATCACCAGCCAAAACCACGGCTACGCCGTGGACATAGACTCCCTCAAGGACTTCCGCCCCACCCACGTGAACCTCAACGACGGGACCCTCGAGGGCATGGCCCACGCCCGCTACCCCGTCTTCTCCGTCCAGTACCACCCCGAGGCCTCCCCCGGGCCCCACGACGCCCTCTACCTCTTCCGCCGCTTCCTGGAGGAGGTAGAGGCCTTCCACGGGGCCACGGGGCTTCCCGTGGAGAAGCTGCGGGCGGACCCGCACGGGATATAG
- a CDS encoding threonine/serine dehydratase, with protein sequence MDLAQIHAAFRRIAPYTHRTPLLTSRLLDEFFGKRLLLKAEHLQKTGSFKARGALSKALTLENPKGLLAVSSGNHAQGVAYAARVLGVRALVVMPEEASPLKKAAARAYGAEVVDRGVTPKNREEVARALVEETGYAFLHPFDDPLVMAGQGTVGLELLAQAGRRGVFPEAVLVPVGGGGLLAGVAAAVKALSPETLVLGVEPEAADDARRSLEAGRIVRLTEVPRTRADGVRTLSLGERPFAVIREKVDGILAVSEEAILEAERLLLTRTKQGVEPTGALPLAAVLEHGAGLPGTLALVLSGGNRDV encoded by the coding sequence ATGGACCTAGCGCAGATCCATGCCGCCTTCCGGCGCATCGCCCCCTACACCCACCGCACTCCTCTCCTCACCTCGAGGCTTCTGGACGAGTTCTTCGGCAAGCGCCTCCTCCTTAAGGCCGAGCACCTGCAGAAGACCGGGAGCTTCAAGGCCCGGGGGGCGCTCTCCAAGGCCCTCACCCTGGAAAACCCCAAGGGGCTCCTCGCCGTCTCCAGCGGAAACCACGCCCAGGGGGTGGCCTACGCCGCGAGGGTGCTCGGGGTGCGGGCCCTGGTGGTCATGCCCGAGGAGGCAAGCCCCCTCAAGAAGGCCGCCGCCCGGGCCTACGGGGCGGAGGTGGTGGACCGAGGGGTGACCCCGAAGAACCGGGAGGAGGTAGCCCGGGCCCTCGTGGAGGAAACGGGCTACGCCTTCCTCCATCCCTTTGACGACCCGCTGGTCATGGCCGGACAGGGCACGGTGGGCCTGGAGCTTTTAGCCCAGGCGGGACGGAGGGGCGTCTTCCCCGAGGCCGTCCTGGTCCCCGTAGGGGGTGGGGGGCTCCTCGCCGGGGTGGCCGCCGCGGTGAAGGCCCTCTCCCCGGAGACCCTGGTCCTGGGGGTGGAGCCCGAGGCCGCAGACGACGCGAGGAGGAGCCTGGAAGCGGGACGGATCGTGCGCCTCACGGAGGTCCCCAGGACCCGGGCCGACGGGGTGCGGACCTTAAGCCTAGGGGAGCGCCCCTTCGCCGTGATCCGGGAGAAGGTGGACGGGATCCTTGCCGTGAGCGAGGAGGCCATCTTGGAGGCTGAGCGCCTCCTCCTCACCCGCACCAAGCAGGGGGTGGAGCCCACAGGGGCCCTGCCCCTGGCCGCGGTGCTGGAGCACGGGGCGGGGCTTCCCGGAACCCTTGCCCTCGTTCTTTCCGGGGGGAACCGGGACGTTTAA
- the secG gene encoding preprotein translocase subunit SecG, which produces MDFLYTLVILLYLGVAGLLVYLVLVQEPKQGAGDLMGGSADLFSARGVTGGLYRLTVILGVVFAALALLIGLWPR; this is translated from the coding sequence ATGGACTTCCTCTACACCCTGGTCATCCTCCTCTACCTCGGCGTGGCCGGGCTTTTGGTCTACCTCGTCCTGGTGCAGGAGCCCAAGCAAGGGGCAGGGGACCTCATGGGGGGATCGGCCGACCTCTTCTCCGCCCGGGGGGTTACGGGAGGGCTTTACCGCCTCACCGTGATCCTGGGGGTGGTTTTCGCTGCCTTGGCCCTCCTCATCGGTCTTTGGCCCCGTTGA
- the rplU gene encoding 50S ribosomal protein L21 translates to MFAIIQSGGKQYRVEPGQRLKVERLDLEPGSQLALPVLLLGGEKAAVGAPVVEGAQVVAEVLGHGKGEKITVSKFKAKVQYRRKRGHRQPYTEILIKEIRG, encoded by the coding sequence ATGTTTGCGATCATCCAGAGCGGCGGAAAGCAGTACCGGGTGGAGCCTGGCCAGAGGCTTAAGGTGGAGAGGCTGGACCTCGAGCCCGGAAGCCAGCTTGCGCTCCCCGTCCTCCTCCTCGGGGGGGAGAAGGCGGCCGTTGGGGCCCCGGTGGTGGAGGGGGCCCAGGTGGTGGCTGAGGTTTTAGGCCACGGCAAGGGCGAGAAGATCACCGTCTCCAAGTTCAAGGCCAAGGTGCAGTACCGCAGGAAGCGGGGGCACCGCCAGCCTTACACCGAGATCCTCATCAAGGAGATCCGGGGGTAA
- the rpmA gene encoding 50S ribosomal protein L27, translating into MAHKKGLGSTKNGRDSQAKRLGVKRYGGQVVRAGHILVRQRGTRFKPGKNVGMGRDFTLFALVDGVVEFQDKGRLGRYVHVRPLA; encoded by the coding sequence ATGGCGCACAAAAAGGGACTGGGTTCCACTAAGAACGGCCGCGACTCCCAGGCCAAGCGCCTAGGGGTGAAGCGTTACGGCGGCCAGGTGGTGCGGGCGGGCCACATTCTGGTGCGGCAGCGGGGCACCCGGTTCAAGCCGGGGAAGAACGTGGGCATGGGCCGGGACTTCACCCTCTTCGCCCTGGTGGACGGGGTGGTGGAGTTCCAGGACAAGGGGCGGCTGGGCCGCTACGTGCACGTGCGCCCCTTGGCCTGA
- the obgE gene encoding GTPase ObgE encodes MFQDVLLITVAGGRGGDGAISFRREKFVPKGGPDGGDGGRGGSVYLRARGSVDSLSELSKRAYKAEDGEHGKGSGQHGRAGRDLFVEVPRGTRVYDADTGELLADLTEEGQTVLVARGGEGGRGNAHFATPTRQAPRFAEAGEEGERRRLRLELLLIADVGLVGYPNAGKSSLLAATTHARPKIAPYPFTTLSPNLGVVELSPERRFTLADIPGLVEGASQGRGLGLEFLRHIARTRVLLYVLDGAEEPLEALRTLRQEVGAYDPGLLRRPSLVALNKVDLLPPEEVGAKVAALAQEGLPVLAVSAQSGEGLPALKEALWALVQATPAPELPRPLPRAEVRAGVEVVPLEEGVYEVRAPEVERLLARIRGDLMEAAGYLQEVFRRHGVEAALRAKGVRAGDLVRVGGLEFEYIPEV; translated from the coding sequence GTGTTCCAAGACGTCCTCCTGATCACCGTCGCCGGGGGGAGGGGTGGCGACGGGGCCATCTCCTTCCGCCGGGAGAAGTTCGTGCCCAAGGGAGGGCCGGACGGGGGCGATGGCGGGCGGGGGGGTAGCGTCTACCTGCGGGCCCGGGGCAGCGTGGACTCCCTCTCTGAGCTCTCCAAGCGGGCCTACAAGGCCGAGGATGGGGAGCACGGTAAGGGGAGCGGGCAGCACGGCCGGGCCGGGCGGGACCTCTTCGTGGAGGTACCCCGGGGGACGCGGGTTTACGACGCGGACACCGGCGAGCTCCTGGCCGACCTCACGGAGGAGGGGCAAACGGTCCTGGTGGCCCGGGGCGGGGAGGGGGGGCGGGGGAACGCGCACTTCGCCACCCCCACCCGCCAGGCCCCCCGCTTCGCCGAGGCCGGGGAAGAGGGGGAGAGGAGAAGGCTTCGCCTCGAGCTCTTGCTCATCGCCGACGTGGGCCTGGTGGGCTACCCCAACGCCGGCAAGTCTAGCCTCTTGGCCGCCACCACCCACGCCCGTCCCAAGATCGCCCCTTACCCCTTTACCACCCTGAGCCCCAACCTGGGCGTGGTGGAGCTTTCCCCGGAGAGGCGCTTCACCCTGGCCGACATCCCCGGTTTGGTGGAGGGGGCAAGCCAGGGACGGGGCCTGGGCCTCGAGTTCCTGCGGCACATCGCCCGCACCCGGGTGCTTCTTTACGTTCTAGACGGGGCCGAGGAGCCCCTGGAGGCCCTCCGCACCCTGCGCCAGGAGGTGGGGGCTTACGACCCGGGGCTCCTCCGGCGGCCGAGCCTGGTGGCCCTCAACAAGGTGGACCTCCTCCCTCCCGAGGAGGTGGGGGCGAAGGTGGCCGCCCTTGCCCAGGAGGGGCTCCCGGTCCTGGCGGTGAGCGCCCAAAGCGGGGAGGGGCTTCCCGCCCTGAAGGAGGCCCTTTGGGCCCTGGTTCAGGCCACCCCGGCCCCCGAACTCCCCCGGCCCCTGCCCCGCGCCGAGGTGCGGGCGGGGGTGGAGGTGGTCCCCCTGGAGGAGGGGGTTTACGAGGTGCGGGCCCCGGAGGTGGAGCGCCTCCTGGCCCGGATCCGGGGGGACCTCATGGAGGCGGCGGGATACCTCCAGGAGGTCTTTCGCCGCCACGGCGTGGAGGCCGCCCTCCGGGCCAAAGGGGTGCGGGCGGGGGACCTGGTGCGGGTGGGCGGCCTGGAGTTTGAATACATCCCGGAGGTTTAG
- the nadD gene encoding nicotinate-nucleotide adenylyltransferase, with protein sequence MRIGLFGGSFDPIHLGHLIAASEAAEALGLDRVLFVVAARPPHKTPVAPPEARYEMVLLATAEERRFSASRLELDRPGPSYTVDTLEEARRLFPGDELFFITGADAYRDVLTWKEGRRLPELATLVAVARPGYALEAMPLPVVPLYVPEVGISSTEVRRRVREGRSLRYWVPRPVEVYLEKHGLYR encoded by the coding sequence GTGCGCATCGGCCTCTTTGGCGGCAGCTTTGACCCCATCCACCTGGGCCATCTGATCGCCGCCAGCGAGGCCGCGGAGGCTTTGGGTTTGGACCGGGTCCTCTTCGTGGTGGCCGCCCGCCCCCCCCACAAGACCCCGGTGGCCCCGCCCGAGGCCCGCTACGAGATGGTCCTCCTGGCCACGGCCGAGGAGAGGCGCTTTTCGGCCTCGAGGTTGGAGCTGGACCGCCCGGGGCCCAGCTACACCGTGGACACCCTGGAGGAGGCCCGGAGGCTTTTCCCGGGGGACGAGCTTTTCTTCATCACCGGGGCCGACGCCTACCGGGACGTGCTCACCTGGAAGGAGGGGCGGAGGCTGCCCGAGCTCGCCACCCTGGTGGCCGTGGCCCGTCCCGGCTACGCCCTGGAGGCCATGCCCCTGCCCGTGGTGCCCCTGTACGTCCCCGAGGTGGGCATCTCCAGCACGGAGGTGCGCCGGCGGGTCCGCGAGGGGCGGAGCCTGCGCTACTGGGTCCCCCGCCCCGTGGAGGTGTACCTTGAAAAGCACGGCCTCTACCGCTGA
- the yqeK gene encoding bis(5'-nucleosyl)-tetraphosphatase (symmetrical) YqeK: MKSTASTAELLERVRARVRPERLEHILRVAALAREIALRNGLDGDRAYLAGLLHDAARDLPPEELLSLAPPENEVERAHPLSLHGRAARRLAEAWGVEDREVLEAIEGHVYGVDPSNGIGMALYVADVSEPGRGVNGEIRELALAGRLLEAYRLAVQNKVDYLAAKGIPVHPRTLAVYHALLGAP; the protein is encoded by the coding sequence TTGAAAAGCACGGCCTCTACCGCTGAGCTTCTGGAGAGGGTGAGGGCCCGGGTGCGCCCCGAGCGCTTAGAGCACATCCTGCGGGTGGCCGCCCTGGCCCGGGAGATCGCCCTGAGGAACGGCCTGGACGGGGACCGGGCTTACCTGGCTGGCCTTCTCCACGATGCCGCCCGCGACCTGCCCCCAGAGGAACTGCTCTCCCTGGCTCCCCCGGAGAACGAGGTGGAAAGGGCCCACCCCCTTTCCCTCCACGGCCGGGCCGCCCGCCGCCTGGCGGAGGCCTGGGGGGTGGAGGACCGGGAGGTCCTGGAGGCCATAGAGGGCCACGTCTACGGGGTGGATCCCAGCAACGGCATCGGCATGGCCCTGTACGTGGCCGACGTCTCCGAGCCCGGGCGGGGGGTGAACGGGGAGATCCGGGAGCTGGCCCTGGCGGGCAGGCTCCTCGAGGCCTACCGCCTAGCGGTGCAGAACAAGGTGGACTACCTGGCCGCCAAGGGCATCCCCGTCCATCCCCGGACCCTGGCGGTGTACCATGCCCTCTTGGGTGCGCCCTAG
- a CDS encoding LCP family protein: MRPRLSFLLLGLALLALGGVLSLPRASGEGLRPKRAGSLPEMGLVVAARDVEYCGYHTPCGPGSRTDTIFYLRLEGGEVKGVAIPRDLFSPVAGGKINAAYGRGGPELLKRAVEEATGLVAERHLILTLKSVARVVDAVGGVEVVLERPMRYTDTAARLFIDFPAGRLHLGGEDAVKYMRFRHEALGDYARLDRIKEVLGQVLRKAQNPATWPALTRALGEVWRELDTDLALEELLPHLPAVRGLRLSLATLPVREGPGTFLYVDEEAKARFLAAFFGAAPSSSPPQVAVRLKGLPELLPWAEAFLAREGVRAEVEAAEVAKSAVYTQDPEAGAYFADLFHLPLLAPHRPLEGVVVELGRDLLQ, encoded by the coding sequence GTGCGCCCTAGGCTTTCCTTCCTCCTCTTGGGCCTGGCCCTCCTGGCCCTAGGCGGGGTGCTCTCCCTGCCCCGGGCCTCCGGGGAGGGGCTTCGGCCCAAGCGGGCGGGGTCCTTGCCGGAGATGGGGCTGGTGGTGGCGGCGAGGGACGTGGAGTACTGCGGCTACCACACCCCTTGCGGCCCGGGAAGCCGCACCGACACCATCTTCTACCTGCGCCTCGAGGGGGGGGAGGTGAAGGGGGTGGCCATCCCCCGGGACCTCTTTAGCCCCGTGGCGGGGGGGAAGATCAACGCCGCCTACGGCCGGGGTGGGCCGGAGCTTTTGAAGCGGGCGGTGGAGGAGGCCACGGGCCTGGTGGCGGAGCGCCACCTCATCCTCACCCTAAAGAGCGTGGCCCGGGTGGTGGACGCCGTGGGGGGGGTGGAGGTGGTCCTGGAGAGGCCCATGCGCTACACCGACACCGCCGCCCGCCTCTTCATTGACTTCCCGGCGGGCCGCCTCCACCTGGGGGGGGAGGACGCCGTCAAGTACATGCGCTTCCGCCACGAGGCCCTGGGGGACTATGCCCGCTTGGACCGCATCAAGGAGGTGCTGGGTCAGGTGCTCAGGAAGGCGCAAAACCCCGCCACCTGGCCCGCCCTGACCCGGGCCTTGGGCGAGGTCTGGCGGGAGCTGGACACGGACCTCGCCCTGGAAGAGCTCCTCCCCCACCTGCCCGCGGTGCGGGGCCTCAGGCTTTCCCTGGCCACGCTCCCCGTGCGCGAGGGGCCGGGCACCTTTCTCTACGTGGACGAGGAGGCCAAGGCGCGCTTCCTTGCCGCCTTCTTCGGGGCCGCGCCTTCCTCCTCCCCGCCGCAGGTGGCCGTGCGCCTAAAGGGGTTGCCCGAGCTTCTCCCTTGGGCCGAGGCCTTCCTGGCCCGGGAAGGGGTGCGGGCCGAGGTGGAGGCGGCGGAGGTGGCGAAGAGCGCCGTCTACACCCAAGACCCCGAGGCCGGGGCCTATTTCGCCGACCTGTTCCACCTGCCCCTCTTGGCTCCCCACCGGCCCCTGGAGGGCGTGGTGGTGGAGCTGGGCCGGGACCTGCTACAATGA
- the rsfS gene encoding ribosome silencing factor, whose protein sequence is MVKTKEALDLVGRIKDLLWEKKAEGVVALDLRKVSESLDYFVLASATSTPHLQALERHVQEKLEEEGLRPRPTEGQSPRWVVLDYGEVVVHLMTPEARDYYDLEGFWADADRI, encoded by the coding sequence ATGGTGAAGACCAAGGAGGCGCTGGATCTGGTCGGGCGCATCAAGGATCTCCTCTGGGAAAAGAAGGCGGAAGGCGTGGTGGCCTTGGACCTGCGCAAGGTTTCGGAGAGCCTGGACTATTTCGTCCTGGCCAGCGCCACCAGCACGCCCCACCTGCAGGCCCTGGAGCGGCACGTGCAGGAGAAGCTGGAGGAGGAGGGCCTCCGCCCCCGGCCCACCGAGGGGCAGAGCCCCCGCTGGGTGGTCCTGGACTATGGGGAGGTGGTGGTCCACCTCATGACCCCGGAGGCCCGGGACTACTACGACCTCGAGGGCTTCTGGGCCGACGCCGACCGGATCTAA
- the panC gene encoding pantoate--beta-alanine ligase, translated as MRTVSTAAELRQALPREGVGFVPTMGYLHRGHLALVERARRENPFVVVSIFVNPLQFGPGEDYHRYPRDLARDQALLEAAGVDLLFAPAVEEMYPKGFATKVAVEGPLTALWEGAVRPGHFQGVATVVARLFLLVRPQRAYFGEKDYQQLLVVRKMVQDLGFPLEVVGVPTVREEDGLALSSRNVYLSPETRGKAPVLYRALLAIREAAQGGRGVAEALEAGEGVLAGVPEFRPDYLAVVHPETLLPLSRWVPGARALVAGRFPEVRLIDNLEVYP; from the coding sequence GTGAGAACCGTGAGCACTGCGGCCGAGCTCCGCCAGGCCCTACCCCGGGAGGGGGTGGGTTTCGTGCCCACCATGGGCTACCTGCACCGGGGGCACCTTGCCCTGGTGGAAAGGGCTCGCCGGGAAAATCCCTTTGTGGTGGTCTCCATCTTCGTCAACCCCCTGCAGTTTGGCCCCGGAGAGGACTACCACCGCTACCCCCGGGACCTTGCACGGGACCAGGCCCTCCTCGAGGCGGCCGGGGTAGACCTCCTCTTCGCCCCGGCGGTGGAGGAGATGTACCCCAAGGGGTTTGCGACCAAGGTGGCGGTGGAAGGCCCCCTCACCGCCCTCTGGGAGGGAGCGGTGCGCCCGGGCCACTTCCAGGGAGTGGCCACGGTGGTGGCCCGGCTTTTCCTCCTGGTCCGGCCGCAGAGGGCCTACTTTGGGGAGAAGGACTACCAGCAGCTCCTCGTGGTCCGCAAAATGGTGCAGGATTTAGGCTTTCCTCTGGAGGTGGTGGGGGTACCCACGGTGCGGGAGGAGGACGGCCTGGCCCTTTCCAGCCGCAACGTGTACCTCTCCCCGGAAACCCGGGGGAAGGCCCCGGTCCTCTACCGGGCCCTCCTCGCCATCCGCGAGGCGGCCCAGGGGGGCCGGGGGGTGGCCGAGGCCCTGGAGGCAGGGGAGGGGGTGCTGGCCGGGGTGCCCGAGTTCCGCCCCGATTACCTGGCCGTGGTGCACCCGGAGACCCTCCTGCCCCTGTCCCGCTGGGTTCCCGGGGCCAGGGCCTTGGTGGCCGGGCGTTTTCCCGAAGTGCGCCTCATAGATAACCTGGAGGTGTACCCGTGA
- a CDS encoding type IV pilus twitching motility protein PilT, producing the protein MSEASAEGKQSLLEMLRAMVQARASDIHLQAGAPPTIRVDGRLKPFASRPLTPKDTEAIVRALLTPEQQEELEYRKEMDFAYTLPGVARFRCNLLRQRGSFGLVMRVVSEVIPSFEALGLPRETLEGLAAKERGLVLVTGPTGSGKSTTLAALIDHINLHYAKNIITIEDPIEFLHRHKKSLVVQREVGLDTDSFYSGLKYALRQDPDVILIGEMRDRETVEAALMAAQTGHLVLSTLHTLDAWRTINRIIEFFPLHEHQQVRTLLAESLLGILSQRLLPRADGAGRVLALEVLIATPYVRELIKDETKTQEIKGAMMEGGLHGMRTFDQHLVELYTEGLISLEDALSAATSPHEFRLLLTKATGQAH; encoded by the coding sequence GTGAGCGAGGCCTCCGCCGAAGGCAAGCAGAGCCTTTTAGAGATGCTGAGGGCCATGGTCCAGGCCCGGGCCTCGGACATCCACCTCCAGGCCGGAGCCCCGCCCACCATCCGGGTGGACGGGCGGCTTAAGCCCTTCGCCAGCCGCCCCCTCACCCCGAAGGACACCGAGGCCATCGTCCGCGCCCTCCTCACCCCGGAGCAGCAGGAGGAACTGGAGTACCGCAAGGAGATGGACTTCGCCTACACCCTCCCCGGGGTGGCCCGCTTCCGCTGCAACCTCCTGAGGCAGCGGGGGAGCTTCGGCCTGGTCATGCGCGTGGTCTCCGAAGTGATCCCGAGCTTTGAGGCCCTGGGCCTCCCCCGGGAGACCCTCGAGGGCCTGGCGGCCAAGGAGCGGGGCCTCGTCCTGGTCACCGGGCCCACAGGGAGCGGCAAGAGCACCACCCTAGCGGCCCTCATTGACCACATCAACCTGCACTACGCCAAGAACATCATCACCATTGAGGACCCCATTGAGTTCCTGCACCGGCACAAAAAGAGCTTGGTGGTCCAGCGAGAGGTGGGGCTGGACACGGACAGCTTCTACTCCGGCCTCAAGTACGCCCTGCGCCAGGACCCGGACGTGATCCTCATCGGGGAGATGCGGGACAGGGAAACGGTGGAGGCCGCCCTCATGGCCGCCCAGACCGGCCACCTGGTCCTCTCCACCCTCCACACCCTGGACGCCTGGCGAACCATCAACCGCATCATTGAGTTCTTCCCCCTTCACGAACACCAGCAGGTACGCACCCTCCTCGCCGAGTCCCTTCTTGGCATCCTCTCCCAGCGCCTCCTCCCCCGGGCGGACGGCGCAGGGAGGGTTTTGGCCCTCGAGGTCCTCATCGCCACCCCCTATGTGCGGGAGCTCATCAAGGACGAGACCAAAACCCAGGAGATCAAGGGGGCCATGATGGAGGGAGGCCTCCACGGCATGCGCACCTTTGACCAGCACCTGGTGGAGCTCTACACGGAGGGCCTCATCTCCTTGGAGGACGCCCTCTCCGCGGCCACGAGCCCCCACGAGTTCCGGCTCCTCCTCACCAAGGCCACGGGGCAGGCCCACTGA